The following are encoded in a window of Amycolatopsis lexingtonensis genomic DNA:
- a CDS encoding isoprenyl transferase yields MSVRSFLSDVVYSAYGRRLIQQAAGRHPRHIAIMLDGNRRWAREAGFTDVADGHRAGAKKIADFLSWCQEADVEVVTMWLLSTDNLNRDPDELTPLLKIITDVTDELAAPGTPWRLRIVGALDLLPSEVAKRLSEAAARTEGRTGIEVNVAVGYGGRQEIADAVRKLLLQHADEGTSIHELAKILDVDHISEHLYTSGQPDPDLIIRTSGEQRLSGFLLWQSAHSEFWFTEAYWPAFRRVDFLRAIRDYAWRHRRFGS; encoded by the coding sequence GTGAGTGTTCGCTCGTTCTTGTCCGACGTCGTGTACAGCGCCTACGGCAGGCGCCTCATCCAGCAGGCCGCCGGGCGGCATCCCCGGCACATCGCCATCATGCTCGACGGCAACCGCCGTTGGGCCCGTGAAGCGGGCTTCACGGACGTCGCGGACGGCCACCGGGCCGGCGCGAAGAAGATCGCGGACTTCCTGAGCTGGTGCCAGGAGGCCGACGTCGAGGTCGTCACCATGTGGCTGCTCTCGACCGACAACCTCAACCGCGATCCGGACGAGCTCACGCCGCTGCTGAAGATCATCACCGACGTCACCGACGAGCTCGCCGCGCCCGGGACGCCGTGGCGGCTGCGGATCGTCGGGGCGCTCGACCTGCTACCCAGTGAAGTCGCCAAGCGACTCAGCGAAGCCGCCGCGCGGACCGAAGGCCGGACCGGGATCGAGGTCAACGTCGCGGTCGGTTACGGCGGGCGCCAGGAAATCGCGGACGCCGTGCGCAAGCTGCTGCTCCAGCACGCCGACGAAGGCACGTCGATCCACGAGCTGGCGAAAATCCTCGACGTCGACCACATCTCCGAGCACCTCTACACCTCGGGGCAGCCGGATCCGGACCTCATCATCCGCACTTCGGGAGAGCAGCGGCTTTCCGGATTCCTGCTCTGGCAATCCGCGCATTCGGAATTCTGGTTCACCGAAGCTTATTGGCCGGCATTTCGCCGGGTCGACTTCCTGCGTGCCATCCGCGACTACGCCTGGCGGCACCGGCGGTTCGGTTCCTGA
- a CDS encoding NADH:flavin oxidoreductase/NADH oxidase family protein, with protein sequence MTLLAEPLKLRCGAVLPNRLAKSALSEQLGDRRNAPTRELHELYRTWARGGAGTLITGNVMVDPAALGEPRNVTATADPAGFRAWARAVEGTDTRLWVQLNHPGRQSPRYLSREPVAPSAVPFGTRGIRTAFAAPRALTGEEIEAIIERFAVAARTFADAGFHGVQIHGAHGYLVSQFLSPLTNLRTDEWGGDAVRRRRFLLEVVRRVRSAVGDDVPVAVKLNSADFQRGGFTEEESLEVVRDLGETGVDLLEVSGGTYEKAAMMGSGRASTQAREAYFLDYAAKARSVSDVALMVTGGFATRDGMEEALRSGALDVIGLGRPLIVDPGLPARLLDGEDARAERRCPKTGVRLADSLLEIQWHTRQMHRIAAGKPVDRRGALPTLVQAGLTDGLNAFRRVRG encoded by the coding sequence ATGACGCTCCTGGCCGAGCCGCTGAAACTGCGCTGCGGCGCCGTGCTGCCGAACCGCCTGGCCAAGTCGGCTCTGAGCGAGCAGCTCGGCGACCGGCGCAACGCGCCGACGCGGGAGCTGCACGAGCTGTATCGCACCTGGGCCCGCGGCGGCGCCGGGACGTTGATCACGGGCAACGTCATGGTCGACCCGGCCGCGCTCGGCGAGCCGCGCAACGTCACGGCGACCGCGGACCCGGCCGGCTTCCGCGCGTGGGCCCGCGCGGTCGAGGGCACCGACACGCGGTTGTGGGTGCAGCTCAACCACCCGGGACGGCAGAGCCCGCGGTACCTCTCGCGCGAGCCCGTGGCGCCGTCCGCCGTGCCCTTCGGCACCCGCGGCATCCGTACCGCCTTCGCCGCTCCGCGCGCGTTGACCGGCGAAGAGATCGAAGCGATCATCGAACGCTTCGCCGTCGCGGCGCGGACGTTCGCCGACGCGGGCTTCCACGGCGTCCAGATCCACGGCGCCCACGGCTACCTCGTGTCCCAGTTCCTTTCGCCGCTGACGAACCTGCGCACGGACGAGTGGGGCGGCGACGCGGTGCGCCGGCGCCGATTCCTGCTGGAAGTCGTGCGGCGCGTGCGGTCGGCGGTAGGGGACGACGTCCCGGTGGCGGTGAAGCTCAACAGCGCGGACTTCCAGCGCGGCGGCTTCACCGAGGAGGAGTCCCTGGAAGTCGTGCGCGATCTCGGCGAGACCGGCGTCGACCTGCTGGAAGTCTCCGGTGGGACGTACGAGAAGGCCGCGATGATGGGCTCCGGCCGAGCGAGCACGCAGGCGCGCGAAGCGTACTTCCTGGACTACGCGGCGAAGGCGCGTTCGGTGTCCGACGTGGCGTTGATGGTCACCGGCGGCTTCGCGACGCGGGACGGGATGGAAGAGGCGCTGCGCTCCGGCGCGCTGGACGTCATCGGGCTTGGCCGGCCGCTGATCGTCGACCCCGGGCTGCCCGCGCGGCTGCTCGACGGCGAGGACGCCCGCGCGGAGCGGCGCTGCCCGAAGACCGGCGTCCGGCTCGCCGACAGCCTCCTCGAGATCCAGTGGCACACCCGGCAGATGCACCGGATCGCGGCGGGCAAGCCGGTCGACCGCCGCGGCGCGCTGCCGACGCTGGTCCAGGCCGGGCTGACCGACGGGCTCAACGCATTCCGTCGGGTGCGGGGCTGA
- a CDS encoding DUF2382 domain-containing protein: MQPQELIDSAVVDPAGNKLGKVGNVYLADATHQPEWITVKTGLFGTKESFVPLSGAHTDKDGVHVRVDKDAVSDAPRIDADGHLSPEESTQLYQHYGLPVPRTSPDGRMGDRSQGRDPAMGGTGRGKHGMDAGGRGKPGMDAGRGKADEGMIRSEERLNVGTEEVETGHVRLRKYVVTEEQQVTVPVRHEEVRIEREPITKADGKVEIGEDEQDVVLHAEKPVVRKEAVPVERVRLRTESVTDEETVSGKVRKEQFEVTDDDGKRRR, translated from the coding sequence ATGCAGCCGCAAGAGCTCATCGACAGTGCCGTGGTCGACCCGGCGGGCAACAAGCTCGGCAAGGTCGGCAACGTCTACCTCGCCGACGCCACCCACCAGCCGGAGTGGATCACCGTCAAGACCGGTCTGTTCGGCACGAAGGAAAGCTTCGTGCCGCTCTCCGGCGCGCACACCGACAAGGACGGCGTGCACGTCCGGGTCGACAAGGACGCCGTCTCCGACGCGCCGCGCATCGACGCCGACGGGCACCTCTCGCCCGAGGAAAGCACGCAGCTCTACCAGCACTACGGCCTGCCCGTGCCGCGGACCTCACCCGATGGCCGGATGGGCGACCGGTCGCAGGGCCGCGATCCGGCCATGGGCGGCACCGGCCGGGGCAAGCACGGCATGGACGCCGGCGGCCGCGGCAAGCCGGGTATGGACGCCGGCCGTGGCAAGGCCGACGAGGGCATGATCCGGTCCGAGGAACGGCTGAACGTCGGGACCGAAGAGGTCGAGACCGGTCACGTCCGGTTGCGCAAGTACGTCGTCACCGAGGAGCAGCAGGTCACCGTTCCGGTGCGGCACGAGGAAGTGCGCATCGAACGCGAGCCGATCACGAAGGCCGACGGGAAGGTCGAGATCGGCGAGGACGAGCAGGACGTCGTCCTCCACGCCGAGAAACCCGTGGTGCGCAAGGAAGCCGTGCCGGTCGAACGGGTGCGGCTGCGGACCGAGTCGGTCACCGACGAGGAGACCGTCTCCGGCAAGGTCCGCAAGGAGCAGTTCGAAGTCACCGACGACGACGGCAAGCGCCGCCGCTGA
- the trhA gene encoding PAQR family membrane homeostasis protein TrhA, which produces MDLRPRLRGHIHFWTFFGALAAAAALISLAASTVSPVAALATSVYGLTVLGLFGVSALYHRRFWSPRAYKWMKRADHSMIFLFIAGTYTPFTLLAMSKPTGYVILSIVWGGAIAGVALKMLWPHAPRWLGVPIYIALGWVAVFVFPELLTHAGVAALVLLCVGGLFYTLGAAFYGFKWPNHWPETFGYHEYFHACTVLAAISHYIAIWLAMYA; this is translated from the coding sequence GTGGACCTCCGCCCGCGCCTGCGCGGCCACATCCACTTCTGGACCTTCTTCGGCGCCCTCGCCGCGGCGGCGGCGCTGATCAGCCTGGCGGCGTCCACGGTGTCCCCGGTGGCGGCACTGGCGACGTCGGTATACGGATTGACGGTGCTCGGCCTGTTCGGCGTGAGCGCGCTGTACCACCGTCGTTTTTGGAGCCCCCGCGCGTACAAGTGGATGAAGCGCGCGGACCACTCGATGATCTTCCTGTTCATCGCGGGCACATACACACCGTTCACGCTGCTGGCGATGTCCAAGCCGACGGGGTACGTAATCCTGTCGATCGTGTGGGGCGGCGCGATCGCCGGTGTGGCGCTGAAGATGCTGTGGCCGCACGCGCCGCGGTGGCTCGGGGTGCCGATCTACATCGCGCTGGGGTGGGTCGCGGTGTTCGTGTTCCCGGAGCTGTTGACGCACGCCGGGGTGGCGGCTTTGGTGCTGCTGTGCGTGGGTGGGCTGTTTTATACGCTCGGGGCGGCGTTCTACGGGTTCAAGTGGCCGAACCACTGGCCGGAGACGTTCGGGTACCACGAGTACTTCCACGCTTGCACGGTGCTGGCGGCGATTTCGCACTACATCGCGATCTGGCTGGCCATGTACGCCTAG
- a CDS encoding GuaB1 family IMP dehydrogenase-related protein, with the protein MRFLDGHRPAHDLTYDDVFLLPNRSDVESRFDVDLSTADGTGATIPIVVANMTAVAGRRMAETVARRGGLVVLPQDVDTDAVTEIVGWVKSRHTVWDTPLVLTGGDAVADALNLVHKRAHGAVVVVDGEGRPVGIVDEAACAGVDRFARLADVAQPAHVAVPVTTPAREVFEQLHSHGAHLALGLDAEGRLAGVLTAVGALRADIYTPAVDSAGKLRVAAAIGVNGDVAAKAEAVLGAGVDVLVVDTAHGHQEKMIAALKAVRSVSPKVPVVAGNVVTAEGTRDLIQAGADVVKVGVGPGAMCTTRMMTGVGRPQFSAVADCAAAARELGKHVWADGGVRHPRDVALALAAGASAAMVGSWFAGTYESPGDLRFDEQGRPYKESFGMASKRAVGARTRTDNSFDRARKALFEEGISSSRMSLDPQRPGVEDLLDSIGSGVRSSCTYAGARTLEEFHERALLGVQSAAGFAEGRPLPSGW; encoded by the coding sequence GTGCGTTTCCTCGACGGCCACCGGCCCGCCCACGACCTGACCTACGACGACGTGTTCCTGCTGCCGAACCGTTCGGACGTGGAGTCCCGCTTCGACGTCGACCTCTCCACCGCGGACGGCACCGGCGCGACCATCCCGATCGTCGTCGCCAACATGACCGCGGTCGCCGGCCGCCGGATGGCCGAGACCGTCGCCCGGCGCGGTGGGCTGGTGGTGCTGCCCCAGGACGTCGACACCGACGCCGTCACCGAGATCGTCGGCTGGGTCAAGAGCCGCCACACGGTGTGGGACACCCCGCTGGTGCTCACCGGCGGTGACGCGGTCGCCGACGCCCTCAACCTGGTCCACAAGCGCGCCCACGGCGCCGTCGTGGTCGTCGACGGCGAAGGCCGCCCGGTCGGCATCGTCGACGAAGCCGCCTGCGCGGGCGTCGACCGCTTCGCGCGGCTCGCCGACGTCGCGCAGCCCGCGCACGTCGCGGTCCCGGTGACCACGCCGGCGCGCGAGGTCTTCGAGCAGCTGCACAGCCACGGCGCGCACCTGGCGCTGGGCCTGGACGCCGAAGGCCGCCTCGCGGGCGTGCTGACCGCCGTCGGGGCGCTGCGCGCGGACATCTACACCCCGGCGGTCGACAGCGCGGGCAAGCTGCGCGTCGCCGCCGCGATCGGCGTCAACGGCGACGTCGCGGCGAAGGCCGAAGCAGTGCTCGGCGCCGGCGTCGACGTGCTGGTCGTCGACACCGCGCACGGGCACCAGGAGAAGATGATCGCCGCGCTGAAGGCCGTCCGGTCGGTGTCGCCGAAGGTCCCGGTGGTCGCCGGGAACGTCGTCACCGCCGAGGGCACGCGCGACCTGATCCAGGCCGGCGCCGACGTCGTCAAGGTCGGCGTCGGGCCGGGCGCGATGTGCACGACCCGGATGATGACCGGCGTGGGCCGCCCGCAGTTCTCCGCGGTCGCCGACTGCGCGGCCGCCGCGCGCGAGCTGGGCAAGCACGTCTGGGCCGACGGCGGGGTCCGCCACCCCCGCGACGTCGCGCTGGCGCTGGCCGCGGGCGCGTCCGCGGCGATGGTCGGCTCGTGGTTCGCCGGAACCTACGAATCCCCCGGCGACCTGCGGTTCGACGAGCAGGGCCGGCCTTACAAGGAGTCGTTCGGCATGGCGTCGAAGCGCGCGGTGGGCGCGCGGACGCGCACGGACAACTCGTTCGACCGCGCGCGGAAGGCGCTGTTCGAGGAGGGCATCTCGTCGTCGCGGATGTCCCTCGACCCGCAGCGCCCGGGCGTCGAGGACCTACTGGACTCGATCGGCTCCGGCGTCCGCTCTTCGTGCACTTACGCGGGCGCGCGCACCTTGGAGGAGTTCCACGAGCGCGCACTGCTGGGCGTCCAGTCGGCGGCCGGCTTCGCCGAAGGCCGCCCCCTCCCCTCGGGCTGGTAA
- a CDS encoding carboxymuconolactone decarboxylase family protein, protein MEARLNMFENPVTAKFVKRLIAASHPVEESSLPKATQELVKIRASQINGCGMCLDMHTKDAAAAGETAVRLAMVAAWREAVVFTEAERAALALTEEATRLADAHTGVSDATWSEVRKHFDDEQIGALISLVAMINAWNRLNVIVQNPAGEYQPGMFG, encoded by the coding sequence ATGGAAGCGCGGCTCAACATGTTCGAGAACCCGGTCACGGCGAAGTTCGTCAAGCGCCTGATCGCGGCGTCCCACCCGGTCGAGGAGTCCTCGCTGCCGAAGGCCACGCAGGAACTGGTGAAGATCCGGGCGAGCCAGATCAACGGCTGCGGCATGTGCCTCGACATGCACACGAAGGACGCGGCGGCCGCGGGCGAAACGGCGGTCCGCCTGGCAATGGTGGCGGCGTGGCGCGAAGCGGTGGTGTTCACCGAAGCCGAGCGCGCGGCCCTGGCCCTGACGGAGGAGGCCACCCGCCTGGCGGATGCGCACACCGGCGTCAGCGACGCGACGTGGTCGGAGGTCCGCAAGCACTTCGACGACGAGCAGATCGGCGCCCTGATTTCGCTGGTGGCGATGATCAACGCGTGGAACCGGCTGAACGTGATCGTCCAGAACCCGGCGGGCGAGTACCAGCCGGGAATGTTCGGCTGA
- a CDS encoding Pr6Pr family membrane protein has protein sequence MRSEKLTRAWFAVTAVVALTGLVSQVVATPTANLLCFFTIDSNLLVALTSALIALDRARGRVFTVLLLDALVGIIVTGIVYQVALAGLYELHGLAFFADTMLHKVTPILFVLGWLLAAPRGVLTWRTVWWSLLYPLAWLAFTLPRGAVTGFYPYPFVDAGALGYGQVTLNCVFIGLFFTALAAGARFYDRRLSPAPDGMR, from the coding sequence ATGCGCAGCGAGAAGCTCACCCGCGCCTGGTTCGCGGTCACCGCCGTGGTCGCGCTGACCGGGCTCGTCAGCCAGGTGGTGGCCACCCCCACCGCGAACCTGCTCTGCTTCTTCACCATCGACTCGAACCTGCTGGTCGCGCTCACCTCGGCGCTGATCGCACTGGACCGGGCGCGCGGGCGCGTGTTCACCGTCCTCCTGCTCGACGCGCTGGTCGGCATCATCGTGACCGGCATCGTCTACCAGGTCGCGCTCGCCGGCCTGTACGAGCTGCACGGCTTGGCGTTCTTCGCCGACACCATGCTGCACAAGGTGACGCCGATCCTGTTCGTGCTCGGCTGGCTGCTCGCCGCTCCGCGCGGCGTCCTGACCTGGCGCACGGTCTGGTGGTCGCTGCTCTACCCGCTGGCCTGGCTAGCGTTCACCCTGCCGCGCGGCGCGGTCACCGGCTTCTACCCGTACCCGTTCGTCGACGCCGGCGCGCTCGGCTACGGCCAGGTGACGCTCAACTGCGTCTTCATCGGCCTGTTCTTCACCGCGCTCGCCGCGGGCGCGCGCTTCTACGACCGCCGGCTCAGCCCCGCACCCGACGGAATGCGTTGA
- a CDS encoding MBL fold metallo-hydrolase: MTAIVQNLVTSGTFQLDGGSWDVDNNVWIVGDDTTVIVIDAAHDAKAIENVVGDRKLAAIVCTHAHNDHVNAAPELAAATGAPILLHPDDRVLWDQTHPDRAPDGELKDGQTITIAGTALRVIHTPGHAPGAVCLYAEELGVLFTGDTLFHGGPGATGRSYSDYPTIVKSIREKLFTLPEATKVHTGHGEGTTIGAEKAASSGWDAA; the protein is encoded by the coding sequence ATGACGGCGATCGTGCAGAACTTGGTGACGTCCGGAACCTTCCAGCTCGACGGAGGCAGCTGGGACGTCGACAACAACGTCTGGATCGTGGGCGACGACACGACGGTGATCGTCATCGACGCGGCGCACGACGCCAAGGCGATCGAAAACGTCGTCGGTGACCGGAAACTGGCCGCGATCGTCTGCACCCACGCGCACAACGACCACGTCAACGCGGCCCCGGAGCTCGCCGCGGCCACCGGCGCGCCGATCCTGCTGCACCCGGACGACCGTGTCCTCTGGGACCAGACGCACCCGGACCGCGCGCCCGACGGCGAGCTGAAGGACGGCCAGACGATCACGATCGCGGGCACGGCGCTGCGGGTCATCCACACGCCGGGACACGCGCCCGGCGCCGTGTGCCTGTACGCCGAAGAGCTGGGCGTGCTGTTCACCGGCGACACCCTGTTCCACGGCGGCCCCGGCGCCACCGGACGGTCCTATTCGGACTACCCGACCATCGTGAAGTCCATCCGGGAGAAGCTGTTCACGCTCCCGGAGGCGACGAAGGTGCACACGGGCCACGGCGAAGGCACGACGATCGGCGCGGAGAAGGCCGCCTCGAGCGGCTGGGACGCGGCTTAA
- a CDS encoding DUF309 domain-containing protein, with protein sequence MSRRDRDTEGRARNARPRDGLGRPLPYGADGVERQPEGIERTPAQTLAEAQRLLDDGKPFHAHEVFEDAWKTTDGPDRELWRGLAQLAVGLTHAARGNNVGAVSLLERGAANIEPFRSEPPHGIDVAGLQQWALKLAEEAKQRVRVSPGAPRLTC encoded by the coding sequence ATGAGCCGCCGCGACCGGGACACCGAGGGACGGGCACGCAACGCACGGCCGCGCGACGGTCTCGGCCGGCCGCTGCCGTACGGCGCCGACGGCGTCGAGCGCCAGCCCGAAGGCATCGAGAGAACCCCGGCGCAAACGCTTGCGGAGGCGCAGCGGCTGCTCGACGACGGCAAGCCGTTCCACGCGCACGAGGTCTTCGAGGACGCGTGGAAGACGACCGACGGACCCGACCGTGAACTGTGGCGCGGCCTGGCCCAGCTCGCGGTGGGGCTGACGCACGCGGCCCGCGGCAACAACGTCGGCGCGGTGTCGCTCCTGGAGCGCGGGGCGGCCAACATCGAGCCGTTCCGGAGCGAGCCGCCGCACGGGATCGACGTCGCCGGGCTCCAGCAGTGGGCGCTCAAGCTGGCCGAAGAGGCGAAGCAGCGCGTCCGGGTGTCGCCGGGCGCGCCGAGGCTGACGTGCTGA
- a CDS encoding PhoH family protein has product MYVLDTSVLLSDPWAVTRFAEHAVVLPLVVISELEAKRHHPELGWFARESLRMLDDLRRQYGRLDAPLPIGDHGGTLQVELNHSDPSVLPSGFRTDSNDHRILACALNLAAENQAVTLVTKDIPLRVKAGAVGLEADEYRAQEVTPSGWTGMADVDVEQDVLDTLFGGSTVDPVEYGMDELAELPCHTGLRLLAGTSSALGRITADKRIRLVRGDREAFGLHGRSAEQRVALDLLLDSDVGIVSLGGRAGTGKSALALCAGLEAVMERRQHRKVVVFRPVYAVGGQDLGYLPGSESEKMQPWAQAVFDTLGALVSQEVLDEVFDRGMLEVLPLTHIRGRSLHDAFVIVDEAQSLERNVLLTVLSRLGTASRVVLTHDVAQRDNLRVGRHDGVSAVIEKLKGHPLFAHVTLTRSERSPIAALVTEMLEDHG; this is encoded by the coding sequence ATGTACGTGCTCGACACGTCGGTCCTCCTTTCGGACCCGTGGGCGGTCACCCGCTTCGCCGAGCATGCCGTCGTGCTTCCGCTGGTCGTGATCAGTGAACTGGAGGCCAAGCGCCACCACCCGGAGCTGGGCTGGTTCGCCAGGGAATCCCTGCGCATGCTCGACGACCTGCGCCGCCAGTACGGCCGGCTCGACGCGCCGCTCCCCATCGGGGACCACGGCGGCACGTTGCAGGTGGAGCTGAACCACTCGGACCCGTCGGTGCTCCCGTCCGGGTTCCGGACCGACTCCAACGACCACCGCATCCTCGCCTGCGCGCTCAACCTCGCGGCGGAGAACCAGGCGGTCACGCTGGTCACGAAGGACATCCCGCTGCGGGTCAAGGCCGGGGCCGTCGGTCTCGAGGCGGACGAGTACCGCGCGCAGGAAGTGACGCCGTCCGGCTGGACGGGCATGGCGGACGTCGACGTCGAACAGGACGTGCTGGACACGCTGTTCGGCGGCAGCACCGTCGACCCGGTCGAATACGGCATGGACGAGCTCGCCGAGCTGCCCTGCCACACCGGGCTGCGGCTGCTCGCGGGCACGTCCAGCGCGCTGGGGCGGATCACGGCGGACAAGCGCATCCGGCTGGTCCGCGGCGACCGCGAGGCGTTCGGCCTGCACGGCCGCAGCGCCGAGCAGCGCGTCGCGCTCGACCTGCTGCTCGACTCCGACGTCGGGATCGTGTCGCTGGGCGGCCGGGCCGGCACCGGCAAGTCGGCGCTCGCCCTCTGCGCCGGCCTCGAGGCGGTGATGGAACGCCGCCAGCACCGCAAGGTCGTGGTGTTCCGGCCGGTCTACGCGGTCGGCGGCCAGGACCTCGGCTACCTGCCCGGGTCCGAGAGCGAGAAGATGCAGCCGTGGGCGCAGGCGGTGTTCGACACCCTCGGCGCGCTGGTCAGCCAGGAGGTCCTCGACGAGGTCTTCGACCGCGGCATGCTCGAGGTGCTCCCGCTGACCCACATCCGCGGCCGCTCGCTGCACGACGCGTTCGTCATCGTCGACGAGGCGCAGTCACTGGAACGGAACGTCCTGCTGACGGTGCTCTCGCGGCTCGGCACGGCGTCCCGGGTGGTGCTCACGCACGACGTCGCCCAGCGCGACAACCTGCGCGTCGGCCGCCACGACGGCGTCTCGGCGGTGATCGAGAAGCTGAAGGGCCACCCGCTCTTCGCGCACGTCACGCTGACGCGCTCGGAGCGTTCACCCATCGCCGCCCTGGTCACCGAGATGCTGGAGGACCACGGCTGA
- a CDS encoding acyl-CoA dehydrogenase, which yields MDVPEVPSKVDPDSLTAVLDGRWAELRRGVRAQMAGTEFRDPVDLGTEPHRAQVLDQLRALAATDRPGLGFDPAYGGGGDVGGSVTSFEMLGYGDLSLMVKAGVQWGLFGGAVQLLGTERHHERYLRSIMNLDLLGCFAMTEHGHGSDVQHLRTTATYEDGEFVVRTPDHMAQKEYIGNAARDGRMAVVFAQLITGGESRGVHAFMVPIRDTVGKPLPGVSIEDCGPKAGLNGVDNGRLSFDDVRVPREALLNRFGDVDENGTYSSPIESDSRRFFTMLGTLIRGRVSVGGSAGSATKRALALAIRYGEHRRQFATPDGDEVVILDYLAHQRKLLPALAKTYALHFAQEELVSKLHDIDSSAPEEEQRELESRAAGMKALNTWHATATIQAAREACGGSGYLAENLLPGLKADTDVFTTFEGDNTVLLQLVAKGLLTSYKQDFQDLSPLATARFFAEQVVSAVLERTSARKAVEALTEGSDAEVFFRREWQLRLFEDREEHVVEGVAKRLRKAASDPFGVFNSAQDHVLRAGRVHVERLVLSAFVAAIERCEDPDARTLLERVCDLYALSAIEEDLAWFLGHGRLTASRGKAVTAAVNGLCAQLRPHARTLVDAFAIPEQFLAAPMLKS from the coding sequence GTGGACGTCCCCGAAGTGCCGTCGAAAGTGGACCCGGACTCGCTGACCGCCGTTCTCGACGGTCGCTGGGCCGAGCTGCGCCGCGGGGTGCGGGCGCAGATGGCCGGCACGGAATTCCGGGACCCCGTCGACCTCGGCACCGAGCCGCACCGCGCGCAGGTCCTCGACCAGCTGCGCGCGCTCGCCGCGACCGACCGGCCCGGCCTGGGCTTCGACCCCGCGTACGGCGGCGGTGGCGACGTAGGCGGTTCGGTGACGTCGTTCGAGATGCTCGGCTACGGAGACCTGTCCCTGATGGTCAAGGCCGGTGTCCAATGGGGACTGTTCGGCGGCGCCGTCCAGCTGCTCGGCACCGAGCGGCACCACGAGCGGTACCTGCGCTCGATCATGAACCTCGACCTGCTCGGCTGCTTCGCGATGACCGAGCACGGGCACGGTTCCGACGTCCAGCACCTGCGCACGACGGCGACCTACGAGGACGGCGAGTTCGTCGTCCGCACGCCGGATCACATGGCGCAGAAGGAATACATCGGCAACGCGGCCCGCGACGGCCGGATGGCGGTGGTGTTCGCGCAGCTGATCACCGGCGGCGAGTCGCGGGGCGTGCACGCGTTCATGGTGCCGATCCGGGACACCGTAGGGAAACCGCTGCCCGGAGTGTCCATCGAGGACTGCGGCCCGAAGGCCGGGCTCAACGGCGTCGACAATGGACGGCTGAGCTTCGACGACGTCCGCGTTCCGCGTGAGGCTTTGCTGAACCGCTTCGGCGACGTCGACGAGAACGGGACGTACTCGAGCCCGATCGAGAGCGACAGCCGCCGGTTCTTCACCATGCTGGGCACGCTGATCCGCGGCCGGGTGAGCGTCGGCGGCAGCGCGGGCAGCGCGACGAAACGCGCGCTGGCACTCGCGATCCGCTACGGCGAGCACCGCCGCCAGTTCGCGACCCCGGACGGCGACGAGGTCGTCATCCTCGACTACCTCGCGCACCAGCGGAAGCTGCTGCCGGCGCTGGCGAAGACGTACGCCCTGCACTTCGCGCAGGAAGAGCTGGTGTCGAAGCTGCACGACATCGACTCGTCGGCGCCCGAGGAGGAGCAGCGTGAGCTGGAGTCGCGCGCGGCCGGCATGAAGGCCCTCAACACCTGGCACGCGACCGCGACGATCCAGGCGGCGCGCGAGGCCTGCGGCGGCTCGGGCTACCTGGCGGAGAACCTGCTGCCCGGGCTGAAGGCCGACACCGACGTCTTCACGACGTTCGAGGGCGACAACACGGTGCTGCTGCAGCTGGTCGCGAAGGGGCTCTTGACCAGCTACAAGCAGGATTTCCAAGACCTCTCCCCGCTGGCGACCGCGCGGTTCTTCGCCGAGCAGGTGGTGAGCGCGGTCCTGGAACGCACGTCGGCGCGCAAGGCCGTCGAGGCGCTGACCGAGGGCTCCGACGCGGAGGTCTTCTTCCGCCGCGAGTGGCAGCTCCGGCTGTTCGAGGACCGCGAGGAACACGTCGTGGAAGGCGTGGCGAAACGCCTGCGCAAGGCGGCTTCGGACCCGTTCGGCGTGTTCAACTCGGCGCAGGACCACGTGCTGCGCGCCGGCCGCGTCCACGTCGAGCGCCTGGTTCTCTCGGCGTTCGTGGCGGCGATCGAGCGCTGCGAAGACCCGGACGCCCGCACGCTCCTGGAGCGCGTCTGCGACCTGTACGCGCTGTCGGCGATCGAAGAGGACCTGGCCTGGTTCCTGGGCCACGGCCGCCTGACGGCGTCGCGCGGGAAGGCCGTCACCGCGGCGGTGAACGGCCTGTGCGCCCAGCTGCGCCCGCACGCGCGGACCCTGGTGGACGCGTTCGCGATCCCGGAGCAGTTCCTGGCGGCGCCGATGCTCAAGTCCTGA